In a genomic window of Thalassotalea piscium:
- a CDS encoding glycosyltransferase family 4 protein, which translates to MANVLFLSIPVSQDNRDKLTYNFIQKEAAALAKKDENIIHFHPNVDNTTIANITFTGKRQFDSINKLEVFSFIFKHIKNYYQLLLIDIKQAWWLAKLEIAIGKVIVENNINVAHSHFMYPLGSCAVNICNSLNIPVISSLRGAEVCNLPEYSYGAMREVFFQKASAIGARYSQIITTPNSGMQKVAAEIFRVDKSKVKYLPNGIDDDQIDHEVHTLNAQTLPINLIAIGRLIKLKNYANLLQAIKLLDKNCVQLTLVGEGPESAALKAYIEENSMVNVNLIDEMAKGKLFDLIKAAHYFIHPSLSEGLPNVVLEALAKGKPCLVSKIDAHFDVIEEGVNGYFFDHKSPIDIANTIKTIVEGPPTELSLNCLKSVEKFALSNKINEYSRIYKRLIK; encoded by the coding sequence ATGGCCAATGTACTTTTTTTATCTATTCCTGTAAGTCAGGATAATCGTGACAAGTTAACCTATAACTTTATCCAAAAGGAAGCGGCCGCATTAGCAAAAAAAGATGAAAACATTATTCATTTTCATCCCAATGTTGATAATACCACTATTGCAAACATTACGTTTACTGGAAAAAGGCAATTTGATTCAATTAATAAACTTGAAGTATTTAGCTTTATTTTTAAACACATTAAAAATTACTATCAATTACTTCTTATCGATATTAAACAAGCATGGTGGTTAGCAAAGCTAGAAATAGCTATTGGAAAAGTAATAGTAGAAAATAATATTAATGTAGCTCATTCTCATTTTATGTACCCATTAGGTAGTTGTGCTGTCAATATTTGTAACTCTTTAAATATTCCAGTTATTAGCTCCTTAAGAGGAGCTGAAGTGTGTAATTTACCTGAATATTCTTACGGAGCAATGCGCGAAGTTTTTTTTCAAAAGGCAAGCGCGATTGGAGCAAGATATTCGCAAATTATTACTACCCCCAATAGTGGTATGCAAAAAGTGGCGGCTGAAATTTTTAGGGTTGATAAGTCGAAAGTAAAATACTTACCCAATGGCATTGATGATGATCAGATAGATCATGAGGTGCATACCTTAAATGCGCAAACTTTACCAATTAACCTTATAGCTATTGGCCGATTAATTAAATTAAAAAATTACGCTAATTTACTTCAAGCGATTAAGTTATTAGATAAAAATTGTGTGCAGTTAACATTGGTTGGAGAAGGTCCTGAATCAGCTGCATTGAAAGCATATATAGAAGAAAACTCAATGGTAAATGTTAATCTGATTGATGAAATGGCGAAAGGCAAATTATTTGATTTAATTAAGGCAGCACACTACTTTATACATCCTAGTTTAAGTGAAGGGTTGCCTAATGTGGTTCTTGAGGCTTTAGCTAAAGGGAAACCTTGTTTAGTTTCTAAAATTGACGCTCATTTTGATGTGATTGAAGAGGGGGTTAATGGCTATTTTTTTGATCATAAATCGCCGATAGATATTGCTAATACTATAAAAACAATAGTTGAAGGACCACCAACAGAACTTTCTTTAAATTGTCTGAAATCGGTTGAAAAATTTGCTTTGTCAAATAAAATCAATGAATATTCTAGAATTTATAAAAGGTTAATAAAGTAA
- a CDS encoding acyltransferase family protein, translating into MTQNIERSRLYPAYWISGILTFLVILIWGLPGRETSIHDAFMNILMFHEYIGISHIDGVYWTLTIELTFYCWIFAFFVTGLLQYAEYLFSPIIILSILQSQGIIELPSILNKIFIIHYLSYFLAGICFYKLVNGVENKLTSAILILSLISIFFVFSLKVFILSAIFYTFFFLAVTGKLKFLTIKPLLFLGGISYSLYLIHQNIGYVIINHLYDYNINPLISIAVSLLITIVLAYFITYFVEKPSLVAIRNIYRKFT; encoded by the coding sequence CTGACACAGAATATTGAACGCTCCCGACTCTATCCCGCATACTGGATTTCTGGGATATTAACTTTTTTGGTAATCTTAATTTGGGGGTTACCAGGAAGAGAAACAAGCATACACGACGCTTTCATGAATATTTTAATGTTCCATGAGTACATTGGAATTAGTCATATCGATGGTGTTTATTGGACTCTAACCATTGAATTAACCTTTTACTGCTGGATATTTGCTTTCTTCGTCACAGGGCTTTTGCAGTATGCCGAATACCTTTTTAGTCCAATAATTATACTTTCAATATTGCAATCACAAGGTATTATTGAATTGCCAAGCATTTTAAATAAAATATTCATAATACATTATTTATCTTACTTTTTAGCCGGAATATGTTTTTATAAATTAGTAAATGGTGTTGAGAATAAACTAACATCCGCTATTTTAATACTCAGTTTAATATCAATATTCTTTGTGTTTTCATTGAAGGTTTTTATACTTTCAGCGATTTTTTATACTTTCTTCTTTCTCGCAGTAACCGGAAAATTAAAGTTTCTTACTATTAAGCCACTACTTTTTTTAGGGGGCATATCCTATTCATTGTATTTAATACATCAAAACATTGGCTATGTGATAATTAACCACTTATATGATTATAATATCAACCCCCTAATTTCAATTGCAGTGTCATTATTAATTACTATAGTTTTAGCGTACTTTATTACTTATTTTGTAGAAAAACCTTCATTAGTAGCAATACGTAATATATATAGAAAATTCACATAA
- a CDS encoding IS256 family transposase — MTTQFDFQEAVKALQAGKNLNGKDGVLTGLIKKLSEAALQAELEQHLANEQQPNRKNGSSTKTVKSSVGNFELDTPRDRSGSFEPQLVKKNQTSLTDEIDQKILSMFSMGMSYRDINKHIEDMYGMNVATGMISAVTDKLIPELKAWQQRPLDSHYPIVWLDAIHYKVKEDGRYISKVVYTLLGLDIHGKKEILGLHLSENEGANYWLSVLTDLNNRGVKDILIACIDGLTGFPEAIKTIFPETEIQLCIVHQIRNSMKYVASKNQKAFMADLKPVYRAPTKEAAELALDELDAKWGSSYPLVINSWRNKWHNLSAYFKYPEHIRKVIYTTNAVEAVHRQFRKLTKTKGAFPNENSLLKLLYAGILNATEKWTMPIHNWSLCLSQLAIYFEGRLDSVLDI; from the coding sequence ATGACAACTCAATTCGATTTTCAAGAAGCAGTTAAAGCACTTCAAGCAGGTAAAAACCTAAATGGTAAAGACGGTGTACTGACTGGGCTTATCAAAAAGTTAAGTGAAGCAGCACTGCAAGCTGAACTTGAACAACACCTAGCCAACGAACAACAACCTAACCGTAAAAACGGCTCTAGCACTAAAACCGTTAAATCCTCTGTGGGTAATTTTGAACTTGATACACCAAGGGATAGAAGCGGTAGTTTTGAACCTCAACTCGTTAAGAAAAATCAAACGTCACTCACTGATGAAATAGATCAAAAAATATTGTCCATGTTCAGCATGGGCATGAGCTATCGAGATATTAATAAACACATCGAAGATATGTACGGCATGAATGTCGCTACGGGCATGATAAGTGCAGTTACCGATAAACTTATTCCAGAGTTAAAAGCATGGCAACAGCGACCTCTCGATAGCCATTACCCTATTGTTTGGCTTGATGCTATTCATTATAAAGTCAAAGAAGATGGTCGATATATCAGCAAAGTAGTTTACACTTTGCTTGGCTTAGATATTCACGGTAAAAAAGAAATACTGGGATTGCATCTATCGGAAAATGAAGGGGCTAACTATTGGTTATCGGTGCTTACCGATTTAAATAATCGTGGTGTTAAAGATATCCTCATCGCCTGTATTGATGGCCTTACGGGGTTTCCTGAGGCGATAAAAACTATTTTCCCAGAAACTGAAATTCAATTGTGTATCGTTCATCAAATACGCAACTCAATGAAGTATGTAGCGTCTAAAAATCAAAAAGCGTTCATGGCTGATTTAAAGCCTGTCTACCGAGCGCCAACAAAGGAAGCAGCTGAGTTAGCGCTTGATGAACTTGATGCTAAATGGGGCAGTTCTTATCCGCTGGTGATTAACTCCTGGCGTAATAAGTGGCATAACTTATCGGCTTACTTTAAGTATCCAGAGCATATCCGCAAAGTTATATACACGACGAATGCGGTTGAAGCAGTACATCGTCAATTTAGAAAACTGACAAAAACTAAAGGGGCTTTCCCTAATGAAAATAGCTTGTTGAAGCTACTTTATGCTGGCATATTAAACGCTACCGAGAAATGGACAATGCCCATTCACAATTGGAGCCTTTGCTTATCTCAGTTAGCGATTTACTTTGAAGGGCGTTTAGACAGCGTGCTCGATATTTAA
- a CDS encoding acyltransferase family protein, with protein sequence MDKNRLLELDAIRGLAALAVVIYHYFYRYNGIYGHHGITVEWSEIGQYGVQLFFMVSGFVIYWTLNRAKKPMDFLVSRFSRLYGSVQKSVSFQ encoded by the coding sequence ATGGACAAGAATAGGCTTTTAGAGCTAGATGCAATCAGAGGATTAGCAGCATTAGCCGTTGTTATATACCATTACTTTTATCGATATAATGGTATATATGGACACCACGGCATAACAGTTGAATGGTCGGAAATAGGTCAATATGGTGTTCAATTATTTTTTATGGTGAGTGGGTTTGTTATTTATTGGACTTTAAATAGAGCCAAGAAGCCTATGGATTTTTTAGTCTCTCGTTTCTCTAGACTCTATGGGAGTGTTCAAAAATCTGTGTCATTTCAGTAA
- a CDS encoding polysaccharide biosynthesis C-terminal domain-containing protein has product MKKQLLKSSTFRFIEIGVATILSILLTPYLIHNLGAESYGLWILLLSTLGWFNFIDLGFSYAVQRNITIFLEKQDNHKINQIFSVSVVLFSILGLLATVGMLTLAYSPSLLGIEENKQHTATIALSMLALKVLFDFMMNSFHGFYAAYLRMDIDAKISTLNTIIKSIAIYYLILELDIYGAVIATVLADIVTHSLKIYFAKKLHPEFKFQLNLVKFVEVQKLFAFSKHLVLNGIAKSANQRVDPIIISHLLGLQTLALFSVINGLIVKVGAFVSSAVGVFQMPLTKLVARGAPIEDVFKQILTINFFIVLIFYTPLAILAEDFIYLWLGPDFIQAAELASILGFAFVCKTISRPISSLLLAQSNHKLLSVVNMFGTTVNIILSISLGSLYGLKGIAISTAISFFVTDVVLHLYLLQKYTEFLILNTFLRFILTSCFYIIFVLIGKYTMAQFNYLSWSELFLASALTFIIISLISSYTILQKPLRDKIINMIIKRT; this is encoded by the coding sequence ATGAAAAAACAATTATTAAAAAGTTCAACCTTTCGCTTCATCGAGATTGGCGTTGCAACTATCTTATCTATTTTACTGACGCCTTATTTAATTCATAACCTTGGCGCAGAAAGTTATGGTTTATGGATCTTATTATTATCAACGTTAGGTTGGTTCAATTTTATTGATCTAGGTTTTTCATACGCAGTACAAAGAAATATAACAATATTCTTAGAGAAACAAGACAACCATAAAATTAATCAAATATTTTCAGTCTCAGTTGTATTATTTTCTATTTTAGGTTTATTGGCGACCGTTGGTATGCTTACATTAGCTTATTCTCCATCTTTGTTAGGCATTGAAGAAAACAAACAACATACGGCAACAATAGCCCTGTCAATGCTCGCATTAAAAGTGCTGTTTGATTTCATGATGAATAGTTTTCATGGTTTTTATGCAGCTTATCTACGAATGGATATAGATGCAAAAATCAGCACATTAAATACGATTATTAAATCGATAGCTATTTACTATTTAATATTAGAGCTCGATATTTATGGTGCGGTTATTGCTACTGTTTTAGCTGACATAGTGACGCATTCCTTAAAAATATATTTTGCCAAAAAGCTCCATCCAGAATTTAAGTTTCAGCTAAATTTAGTTAAATTTGTAGAAGTACAAAAACTCTTCGCATTCTCTAAACATTTAGTACTAAACGGCATTGCTAAAAGTGCCAATCAACGTGTTGATCCAATTATAATTTCACATTTGCTTGGCCTTCAAACATTAGCTCTTTTTAGTGTGATAAATGGGTTGATCGTTAAGGTTGGGGCATTTGTCAGCTCTGCGGTGGGTGTTTTTCAAATGCCGCTGACTAAGCTAGTAGCCCGCGGAGCCCCTATTGAAGATGTTTTTAAACAAATACTCACTATTAACTTTTTTATTGTTTTAATTTTTTATACACCATTAGCCATATTAGCTGAGGATTTTATCTATTTATGGCTAGGGCCTGACTTTATTCAAGCAGCTGAATTAGCCTCAATATTAGGTTTTGCTTTTGTGTGTAAAACGATTTCTAGACCAATAAGTAGCTTACTTTTAGCACAATCAAATCACAAACTATTATCAGTTGTTAATATGTTTGGTACGACCGTCAATATCATTTTATCGATATCTCTTGGAAGCCTTTATGGCCTAAAAGGCATTGCAATTTCAACCGCAATTTCTTTTTTTGTAACCGATGTTGTCCTCCATTTGTACCTTTTACAAAAATATACCGAATTCTTAATTTTGAATACTTTTTTAAGGTTTATATTAACCTCATGTTTTTACATTATATTTGTGCTTATTGGAAAGTATACAATGGCGCAATTCAATTATTTAAGCTGGTCAGAGCTCTTTTTGGCATCAGCTCTTACCTTTATTATTATCTCATTAATATCTTCGTACACGATTTTACAAAAACCATTAAGAGATAAAATTATTAATATGATTATCAAAAGGACTTAA